GAACCTACATAACTTCCCTTGCTAAATTTTTGAAACTCGATCTTTCGATTTCAACACCTTACACAGCATATGATATGTCTGACTCTATTTTCAATTCAGCCGTTGCAGAGATGGGCTACATAGCAGATTTTGCACTAGTACTTGATGCAGAGTTTCTGATAAAAGAAAAGAAAATTGACGGAAACGTACTGATTTTGCTTGATCCGGAATCTCTGAATAATCTATTAAAAAAGATTAATACAATAATTGATCAAATGAGCTTATTCCAAAATTGAAAAAATTGCTTTAAAAACTAATAAAAGATCTAAAACTGCTTATTTAGTAAAAAAATTACGTTTAGAGCCTTTAAAAAACACTACTTCAAGATTAGTTATGAATAATTGCACCAAAATAATAATAAATAAGATATTTAGTAAAAAATTATAATACTATCTGAATTATAACTTACAAATCGATCAGTATATAATTTCTCCGCAAATATTAAAAATCAATAAGCTCATTATTCAAATATTAAGGAATAAAATGGGATTTAACCAGAAGAAAATGAAATAATATAGATTTAAATCGATCCTAAATTAGTTAAAAATAAAATTTTGACAAAATAAGGCTTATTATCTAATATTATTGAAAAATAAGTAATTTTAAAGAAAATGACATAAGCTCAAATACAATAATTGATCAAATACAATTGATGATCAAATACAACAATTATGAAAGATCATGAGCAAACCATAAGGAGGTTTTTTACAGATTGGCCGATCCAGTCATAGTTATGGTGGGTATAGGAGACTGCGCAATAGCCAGAAGCCCTGTGAAAATTAAAACCTCCGGACTGGGTTCCTGCTTGGGAATAACCCTCTATGACAGACAAAAAAAAATCGGAGGCCTGCTCCATACCATGCTTCCGAATATAAAAGGAGCAAGGATAAAAGATAATCCTGCCAAATTTACAGACGCAGGCATAGAATACATTGTAGATGAAATAATACAAATGAGGGGATCCAAAAAAAAACTTGGAGCAAAAATTGTAGGAGGTGCAAGCATGTTCGACAACTCGCACATGAATATAGGTGAGAGGAACATAAAGAGCGCGAGAGAAACCCTGAACAGACTGGGAGTGGAAATCATAGCTGAAGATACAGGGAGAAACTACGGACGCACAATAATATTCGATACCTTTACTGGCGATCTCCTCATAAAGACAATTCTCAGAGGGGATAAAGTAATCTGAAAGTAATAAAGACCTTTTTTATAATCTTCTTTATAATTAACATACAGTTTAACTGACATAACATCTTTCCTGATTCATTCTAACATACTGCCCAGTTTTTTTCAATTTCTTTTCTTTGAAAAATTATATATTTGATATAAATATTATAATAGACATTCATTAGCTAATCGATTAAACCGATTAAAGCCCAAAGAGAATAAAAGTACCATAAAACTTTAAGTGTATGCCTGAGATTAAGTAACGCTGCAATTATGTGGCTTTTTCTGTATGGCATAAACAATCCAGCCGAGCATGAACAACCAGCGCAGCACAAATAATTCGAATATAGCATAAATTTCAAAAATATCTAAGCAGACTAAAAGAAAATAATGTATAATGATTGGAATGTGCTGGATTATGCGATACTGGATTATACGGTACTGGATTATACTGGAATATGCTAAAATACGCTAATTTATAGTAAGATTTCAAGCCTGGATATCAGAATAATTAATAAAGAAAAGTAAATAGGGGATTTTCATGGAAATTAATGGAGTAGAAATTGAAGATACATATGCAGAAGCGTTTCCGATCAAGATTTCAAGGGTGCTCATAACAGCAGCCACAAAGCACTGGGCACAGGTAGCAGCCACTGAAGCCACCGGCTTTGGGACGTCAGTTATAATGTGCCCTGCAGAAGCGGGAATTGAAAAATTCGCAAGCCCAGGTGAGACCCCTGACGGAAGACCTGGAGTCTATATCCAGATATGTACTTTCAAATACGAAGCTCTGGAAGAACAGATGCTTGAGAGGATAGGGCAGTGCGTACTTACCGCTCCTACAACTGCAGTCTTTAACGGGCTGCCTGATGCTGAGAAACAATTTAATGTTGGCTTTAAACTCAAATTCTTCGGAGACGGTATGGAGTCCGAGGCTCAGATTGCAGGCCGCAAAGTATACAAAGTCCCAATCATGGAAGGAGACTTTGTGACTGAAGAAAATATAGGAGCCGTAGCCGGAATTGCAGGCGGGAACTTTTTTATCTTCGGAGACTCCCAGATGAGTGCCCTGACTGCAGCCGAAGTTGCTGTTGATGCAATTATGGAACTTGAAGGCACAATTACTCCATTCCCTGGCGGCATTGTCTCAAGCGGGTCCAAGGCCGGAGCGAACAAATACAAATTCCTGAAAGCTACTGCAAATGAAAAGTTCTGCCCCTCCATAAAGGACAAAGTTGAAGGCACCGAAATTCCTGCCGATGTCAACGCTGTATATGAAATTGTCATCAATGGGCTTGATGAAAAGAGCATAAAAGCAGCCATGAAAGCCGGAATAGAAGCTGCAGTAACCGTTCCTGGAATCAAGAAGATTTCTGCAGGTAACTACGGCGGCAAACTGGGTAAGTATCAGTTCAAACTTCAAGAGCTCTTCTGAGCTCAAAAATTCTCTTTTTTAGCAATTACATTTCTTTTTTCTTCTGAGCTCAAAAATTCTCTTTTTTAGCAATTACATTTCTTTTTATTCCATACATCTTTCTCACACCATCATCTTACATACCTTTTTATTTTTCAGATTGAATTACTTTACAAGGAAACCGATAATAAAGAGATGCATAAAGTCCATTCTTAAGAAGTCTCGTTTTTTAGAATTTTCATTCTTAAGAAGTTACTTTTCAGATTCAGAGAACAAAAATGAGAGTGGAAACATGAACAGACAAAAAACCAATTATTTAATAGACCTTGCCCTGACAACACTGTTTTTTGGAGTCGCAGGTACAGGTCTTTTCATGTATTTGTTCATACCTTCAGGAGTTCAAGGGGGTAGATACCTAATGTACATGGGGCTAACGAAAGCTACCTGGGTCTGGATACATAGCAGAATTGGAATCCTGATGTCAATTCTTGTGGTCATTCACCTTATCCTCCATTGGAAATGGATTATATACACTACGAAGAGTTTCTTCGGGAAAGAAAAGCGTGAGTTGTAAAGATTTTCGAATTACAGTAACTTCATGCTACATAAAAAGGAAAAAATAGAAAATAGTTCTGAAAATAGTTCTAAAAATAGTTATGGAAAGCAAAGATGTTATCCCGCTACCAGAGAACTATTTTTCAGAGTCCAAGTGCACTGAACCCGGAATGGAGAAGATCCTGTGGGTTGAGACCTGTAACCTGTAGCATTACATACGCCCCAAGGAAAGTACCTATCATACTTCCGATATTGGCAAAGCTGGCCACAAGAAGAACACGCATAAACCTGTTTTTGAACATTTCTTTGAAAGTTTCTATCCCTGCAAGGGCTTTAATATCGTCAGTGGTAGGATTTTGCTGTTTTGCTTCTACCAGACCTGCAAACCAGCCTGCAGCCATCATAGGGTTAAGAGAGGTTAACCAAGCAACCGAAAAGGCTGTAAGGACAGAGTATGGATGTCCCCCCGCCAGGAGGGTGCCGGCTGCGCTAAGGGCCCCGTTAATGAGGAACCACCATCCAAAAGCTATAAGAAGGAGTTTAAGGGGAGTGCCCGATACAAGGAGCAATAAAAAAACTAGAAGCGCAAGACCAACTATTCCAAAACCAACAACTTTACCGATTCCAATGCGCTTCTTAGGAATCTCCACCAGAGTACTAAGTGGTGGAATGTTCTTTGGGTTTTTCAGGTAGTTAATTATTCCTGGTTTATGCCCTGCTCCAACCACTGCAACAATAGTTTTATTTCCGCCTGCAGCCACCTTGAGGAGGCTCCCTGCAAGGTATGCATCCCGCTCATCTATGAGAGTTTCAGCCGCAGTTGGGGCAAATTCTCTAAGCTCACTGACAAGGGCTGTGACAACATCCTGTTGAGTCATCTGATCGATATCGATATCAACCCCTTTTCCTACTCCTATCAGGCCGCCTATTAGAGAACCAAGCATTTTTATTTTCTCCAGGAATTTCATACGACCCCAGAAACGCTGGAGAGTTACCTGAATATCCCTGTCAATTAAAGCTACTCTGGCTCCTGATGCTTCTGCTTCTTCAATTGCGGAAATCATCTCAGAACCGGGTTTTACACCCATGTCTTCACCGATCTTTTTCTGCACATAGGCAAGCAACCAGTTGACAAGGTAAAAGTATACCTTTCCTTCGGTGAGAATTTCCTTTATTGGAAGCTGATTCGTCTCCTGAATGTTTCCTTTCAGAGAATCATAACGTGCCCGACAGAGCTCAATGGCTACAATATCGGGTTTAAGTTTTCTGATAGTATCCCTAACTTCAGCCACGCTCTTTTCCGAAACATGTGCCGTACCTATGAGCACAACCTTTGAAGGCTGAAACTCGGCAGCCGGATTGAGCTCATCCAGAGACGGAGGTTGGAAAGTAGAGGGAACTGAAAGTTCCGAAGCTGAATCAGGAAGAGGTTCCGCAACAAGCTCGGAACTTATATCGAGCTTCACTTCAACATCTCCGACTTCTGCTACAGATGGCAGTACAGAAGCGCCGGTTTCCTCTGGCTTGTTGATTGATGAATCAGAAAGTTTAGACTTTCCGACAGAAACATTATCTTCTGCGGATTCGGTTATAAGTTTGTCCATAGAGTATATTGACTCCTGAGATGAACTATGAAAATTGTATTCAGGCTCCTTGTCCTGAGAATCTGTAATTTTAGACCTATCCATTATCAGTCTCTCTGTTGCGGCTGATTAGAAGTGACGGATTAAAATGTATAAAGCAGAGCATTTTTCACTCTATTGCTATGTACTGCTGTCCAGAGTACATTACTCTACCTTAAAGCCATTGCCAAAATACGTTACTTTATCCATTATACTTCCTAATTTTAAACACTTACTGCCGCGAATTCAAAGATATCAAGTAAATAGTTTAGCACACAAGTAATTTAATATATAGTATAATTAAGTCATACACATCAAATAAGTTACACATGTTATATAAGTGATCTGTAAAAAACTGATCTGTAAAAGCCAATCTATACATAGCCAATTTGTACGGATCTGAATATGAAATAAGTTATGTATATGAGATAAGTTATGTTATACCGTAAAACAACTGTTACCGTGAAACAAATAAATTATAATTGATGAATACCAAATTATACTTTAAAGATATTAAACTACACATCTAAGATATTAAACTATACTTCAAAGATATAAAATTATACATTTAAAATAACCAAGTAATAAATATGATAGAACTAAACTGTAAAAAAATTAGTGCCGGCAAATAATTAACTCGTGTAATTACTGCCAGAAATTTCTGTTTACCATTTTCACATTTTTCCTTAACAATTTAGTTTTATTTAGTTTTACAGATTTTCAGTGTTCAAGTATGCAGTTCTTTTTCAGTTGCACATTTCTTCAGTTGCACATTTCCAAAAAGGAATCTTTTGGTGCTTCATTCTGATCTGAGCCTCAGTGTCCTGACCAGGTCTGTTCTGGAAAGTACCCCTACAAGAGACCCATTATCAATGACCAGAACTCTTCCTATGTTCTTAGATGTGACCAATTTGAGGACATCACTTGCCTGTGCATCCGAAGTAACAGATATGACATCTCTGGTCATAATATCTGAGATCCGGGTTACAGGACGGTCAAGAGTGGAAACGCGCTGGATATCGGTAAAAGTCACAATCCCTTTCAGGTCGCGCCCCTCTATTACAGGATAACCCATATGCTTTTTCTCAAACATAAAAAGAATCAGATCTTCAACATTCATGGAAGGAGGCACTGAAACTACA
The Methanosarcina sp. WWM596 DNA segment above includes these coding regions:
- a CDS encoding chemotaxis protein CheD (catalyzes the conversion of glutamine residues to glutamate on methyl-accepting chemotaxis receptors) encodes the protein MVGIGDCAIARSPVKIKTSGLGSCLGITLYDRQKKIGGLLHTMLPNIKGARIKDNPAKFTDAGIEYIVDEIIQMRGSKKKLGAKIVGGASMFDNSHMNIGERNIKSARETLNRLGVEIIAEDTGRNYGRTIIFDTFTGDLLIKTILRGDKVI
- the fhcD gene encoding formylmethanofuran--tetrahydromethanopterin N-formyltransferase, with product MEINGVEIEDTYAEAFPIKISRVLITAATKHWAQVAATEATGFGTSVIMCPAEAGIEKFASPGETPDGRPGVYIQICTFKYEALEEQMLERIGQCVLTAPTTAVFNGLPDAEKQFNVGFKLKFFGDGMESEAQIAGRKVYKVPIMEGDFVTEENIGAVAGIAGGNFFIFGDSQMSALTAAEVAVDAIMELEGTITPFPGGIVSSGSKAGANKYKFLKATANEKFCPSIKDKVEGTEIPADVNAVYEIVINGLDEKSIKAAMKAGIEAAVTVPGIKKISAGNYGGKLGKYQFKLQELF
- a CDS encoding DUF4405 domain-containing protein → MNRQKTNYLIDLALTTLFFGVAGTGLFMYLFIPSGVQGGRYLMYMGLTKATWVWIHSRIGILMSILVVIHLILHWKWIIYTTKSFFGKEKREL
- a CDS encoding TraB/GumN family protein; protein product: MDRSKITDSQDKEPEYNFHSSSQESIYSMDKLITESAEDNVSVGKSKLSDSSINKPEETGASVLPSVAEVGDVEVKLDISSELVAEPLPDSASELSVPSTFQPPSLDELNPAAEFQPSKVVLIGTAHVSEKSVAEVRDTIRKLKPDIVAIELCRARYDSLKGNIQETNQLPIKEILTEGKVYFYLVNWLLAYVQKKIGEDMGVKPGSEMISAIEEAEASGARVALIDRDIQVTLQRFWGRMKFLEKIKMLGSLIGGLIGVGKGVDIDIDQMTQQDVVTALVSELREFAPTAAETLIDERDAYLAGSLLKVAAGGNKTIVAVVGAGHKPGIINYLKNPKNIPPLSTLVEIPKKRIGIGKVVGFGIVGLALLVFLLLLVSGTPLKLLLIAFGWWFLINGALSAAGTLLAGGHPYSVLTAFSVAWLTSLNPMMAAGWFAGLVEAKQQNPTTDDIKALAGIETFKEMFKNRFMRVLLVASFANIGSMIGTFLGAYVMLQVTGLNPQDLLHSGFSALGL